In Leptolyngbya sp. SIO1E4, one DNA window encodes the following:
- the rph gene encoding ribonuclease PH, whose translation MVWQRPDGRQANELRPVSFEHNFTRFAAGSVLARCGNTQVLCTVSVEEGVPSFLRDSGRGWLTAEYRMLPGATPQRQRREFLKLSGRTQEIQRLIGRSLRSTLDFEALGERTLLVDADVLQADAGTRTTSITGGYVALKDAINALVAAGVLPRSPLIHEVAAISVGLVEGEALLDLKYEEDVAAAVDFNVVLNGNLNIIEVQGTAEEGSFSRSQMNELMDLAEKGIQELITLQRQAFDGE comes from the coding sequence ATGGTATGGCAGCGTCCCGATGGTCGGCAGGCAAACGAGCTGCGACCCGTTTCCTTTGAACATAACTTCACTCGCTTTGCTGCAGGGTCTGTCTTGGCCCGATGCGGGAATACTCAGGTTCTCTGCACCGTCTCTGTGGAGGAAGGCGTGCCTTCGTTTCTTCGAGACTCGGGTCGGGGATGGCTGACTGCGGAATATCGGATGTTGCCGGGGGCAACGCCCCAGCGCCAGCGTCGGGAATTCCTGAAGCTTTCCGGTCGGACTCAGGAGATTCAGCGACTCATTGGTCGTAGTTTGCGCTCCACGCTGGATTTTGAAGCATTGGGAGAACGAACACTGCTGGTGGATGCTGATGTATTGCAAGCAGATGCCGGAACCCGTACTACTTCGATTACTGGCGGCTATGTGGCGCTAAAAGATGCTATCAACGCCTTAGTGGCAGCGGGTGTTCTGCCACGATCGCCCCTCATCCATGAGGTGGCGGCTATTTCCGTCGGATTGGTAGAAGGAGAGGCCTTGTTAGACCTGAAGTACGAAGAAGACGTTGCTGCAGCGGTGGATTTTAATGTGGTGCTGAATGGCAACCTCAATATTATTGAGGTGCAAGGCACCGCTGAAGAGGGCAGCTTCTCACGATCTCAGATGAACGAACTGATGGATTTAGCCGAGAAGGGAATTCAAGAACTCATCACCCTACAACGGCAGGCTTTTGATGGAGAATAA
- a CDS encoding carotenoid oxygenase family protein, with translation MQTLPSPQSAEAASVQSFSMSDWRSGYRSQPEEFAYWIEDIEGTIPAALEGTLFRNGPGLLDVQGHPIRHPFDGDGMVNSIAFKQGRAYYRNRFVRTEGYVAEQAAGKPLYRGVFGTQKPGGFFANIFDLKLKNIANTHVVYWGGKLLALWEAAEPHRLNPETLETMGMDYLDGLLKPGDAFAAHPRIEPGDAAYGKEPKLVNFAVKAGLSSTITLHEFASSGNCIKSYRHTIPGFAFLHDFAITPNYAIFFQNPVSFDPLLFVLGLKGAGECVQFNPKTASKVVVIPRDGQSPVQFLDAPAGFVFHHANAFEQDGKVIVDSIVYPSLPTLDEGASYEEVDFSKVPSGQLWRFTLELETATVKSTCLISRCCEFPTLHPRKVGQPYRYLYIGATYTPRGNSPLQVLLKRDLETGEEQIWSEAPRGFMGEPIFVSHPNGTAEDEGWILCLIYNAARQCSDLVILNAQDIEAGPIARLKLKHHVPYGLHGSFTSQYFGPNSDLEA, from the coding sequence ATGCAAACTCTACCGTCTCCCCAAAGTGCTGAAGCCGCTTCTGTTCAATCTTTTTCGATGTCAGATTGGCGCAGTGGCTATCGCTCACAGCCTGAAGAATTTGCCTATTGGATTGAAGATATTGAAGGCACTATCCCCGCAGCCTTAGAGGGAACGCTGTTTCGTAACGGCCCCGGTTTGCTGGATGTTCAAGGGCATCCGATTCGACATCCCTTTGATGGCGATGGCATGGTTAACAGCATTGCGTTTAAGCAAGGGCGTGCTTACTATCGCAATCGCTTTGTCCGTACGGAGGGGTATGTAGCGGAGCAAGCAGCAGGTAAACCCCTTTATCGCGGGGTGTTTGGGACGCAAAAGCCAGGGGGCTTCTTTGCCAATATATTTGACCTGAAGTTGAAAAATATTGCCAATACCCATGTAGTTTACTGGGGGGGCAAACTACTAGCGCTTTGGGAAGCTGCTGAACCTCATCGCCTGAATCCTGAAACTCTGGAAACCATGGGGATGGATTATCTTGATGGACTCTTAAAGCCAGGGGATGCCTTTGCTGCTCACCCGCGCATTGAGCCCGGAGATGCTGCCTACGGAAAAGAACCAAAACTGGTCAATTTTGCAGTTAAGGCAGGGCTATCTAGTACCATCACCCTGCATGAGTTTGCATCTTCAGGTAACTGTATAAAGTCCTATCGCCACACCATTCCCGGATTTGCTTTCCTGCACGACTTCGCTATTACCCCTAACTACGCCATCTTTTTCCAAAATCCTGTCAGCTTTGATCCCCTATTGTTTGTATTGGGTTTAAAAGGTGCTGGAGAGTGTGTTCAGTTCAATCCCAAGACTGCCTCAAAGGTGGTTGTGATTCCTCGGGATGGACAAAGCCCAGTACAGTTTTTGGATGCCCCCGCTGGGTTCGTATTTCACCATGCCAACGCCTTTGAACAGGATGGCAAGGTAATCGTGGATTCTATTGTTTATCCTAGTCTGCCGACTTTAGATGAGGGGGCAAGCTATGAAGAGGTCGACTTTTCCAAAGTGCCATCAGGGCAACTATGGCGTTTCACTCTGGAGTTAGAAACTGCTACCGTCAAGTCTACCTGTCTAATTTCTCGCTGTTGTGAATTTCCCACCTTGCACCCTCGAAAGGTTGGGCAGCCCTATCGCTATCTGTACATTGGTGCGACCTATACACCCCGAGGTAATTCCCCGCTTCAGGTCTTGTTGAAACGGGATCTGGAAACTGGGGAAGAACAGATTTGGAGTGAGGCTCCCCGTGGGTTTATGGGAGAACCTATCTTTGTATCTCACCCCAATGGAACAGCTGAAGATGAAGGCTGGATACTCTGTTTGATATACAATGCTGCCCGCCAGTGTTCTGATCTAGTCATTCTGAATGCTCAAGATATTGAGGCAGGCCCAATTGCCCGCCTCAAGCTTAAGCACCATGTGCCTTATGGCCTACATGGCAGCTTTACATCACAGTATTTTGGACCAAACTCTGATCTAGAGGCGTAA
- a CDS encoding folate/biopterin family MFS transporter — protein sequence MTVSSVNKDTIQRFVEKRVLFGQKLSLELTAILLVYFVQGILGLARLAVSFFLKDDLGLTPAEVAALTGIATAPWTIKPLFGFISDGFPIFRYRRRPYLILSGILGALSWLAMATIVGTGWAAITAITLSSLAVAIGDVIVDSLVVERARRESQSDAGSLQSLAWGASAVGGVITAYLGGLLLEYVGTRFVFGVTATFPLIVSLVAWWIAEDPVTESSTWQVISGQIKQLKNAVTQKVIWMPALFIFLWQATPTADSAFFFFTTNDLGFQPEFLGRVRLVTSIAALIGIWVFQRFLKAVPFRVIFAWSTILSTLFGFTTLLLVTHANRAIGIDDQWFSLGDSLILTVMGEISFMPVLVLSARICPPGVEATLFALLMSVLNLAGLLSHEFGAILTHWLGVTETDFKSLWLLVTLTNLSTLLPLPLLFLLPKTSSQSDTELISSKMLKASEAAEIPLEAEITPEPIALPVAAIEPEG from the coding sequence ATGACCGTTTCCTCCGTTAACAAAGACACTATCCAGCGGTTTGTGGAAAAGCGCGTGCTTTTTGGGCAAAAGCTGTCTCTAGAGCTGACGGCGATTCTGCTGGTGTATTTTGTGCAGGGTATTTTGGGGCTGGCCCGCTTAGCAGTCAGCTTCTTTTTAAAGGATGACCTGGGGCTCACCCCTGCCGAGGTGGCAGCACTCACAGGGATTGCGACTGCTCCCTGGACAATTAAACCCCTCTTCGGCTTTATCTCTGATGGGTTTCCCATCTTTCGCTACCGACGGCGGCCTTACTTGATTTTGTCAGGGATACTGGGGGCACTGTCTTGGTTGGCGATGGCAACGATCGTGGGCACTGGGTGGGCCGCGATCACGGCGATTACCCTCAGTTCCTTGGCGGTTGCGATCGGTGACGTCATTGTAGATTCTCTGGTTGTCGAGCGGGCGCGTCGCGAGTCGCAGAGCGATGCGGGGTCTTTACAGTCGCTCGCCTGGGGAGCCTCTGCTGTGGGAGGTGTGATCACAGCTTATTTGGGTGGGCTGTTGCTGGAGTATGTCGGCACTCGCTTCGTGTTTGGTGTCACCGCAACGTTCCCATTAATTGTGTCCCTGGTGGCCTGGTGGATTGCAGAAGACCCCGTGACAGAATCTTCTACCTGGCAAGTCATTAGCGGCCAAATTAAACAGCTTAAAAATGCGGTGACACAGAAGGTCATCTGGATGCCTGCCCTGTTCATTTTTCTCTGGCAGGCAACCCCTACAGCGGATTCAGCATTCTTTTTCTTCACGACCAATGATCTGGGCTTTCAGCCAGAGTTTTTAGGCCGAGTGCGGTTAGTAACCAGCATTGCAGCGTTAATTGGTATCTGGGTTTTTCAGCGCTTCTTAAAGGCAGTCCCGTTTCGGGTAATTTTTGCCTGGTCAACGATTCTTTCGACATTGTTTGGGTTTACCACTTTATTGCTTGTGACCCATGCCAACCGGGCGATCGGCATCGATGATCAGTGGTTTAGTCTGGGTGACAGCTTGATTTTGACGGTAATGGGGGAAATTTCCTTTATGCCGGTGCTAGTGCTCTCAGCCCGTATCTGCCCCCCTGGCGTAGAGGCGACTTTGTTTGCCCTACTGATGTCTGTGCTGAATTTGGCAGGGCTGCTTTCCCATGAGTTTGGCGCCATTCTGACTCACTGGCTTGGGGTCACAGAAACGGATTTCAAGAGTCTATGGCTATTGGTGACGTTGACAAACTTGTCTACATTGCTACCTTTGCCTCTTCTGTTCTTGCTGCCGAAAACGTCTTCTCAAAGTGACACTGAGCTGATTTCGAGCAAGATGTTGAAAGCTTCCGAGGCGGCTGAAATACCCCTTGAGGCTGAGATTACACCTGAGCCCATTGCCTTACCTGTGGCCGCTATCGAGCCCGAAGGTTGA
- the trpC gene encoding indole-3-glycerol phosphate synthase TrpC, with amino-acid sequence MQFRRRAPYPEVSVQHLTYRVKVPGAEPSNILEKIVWHKEKEVEKLRQRLPLADLQREVLSAPPTRDFLEALRSSDRTPALIAEVKKASPSRGVIRESFDPVEIAQAYQAGGATCLSVLTDESFFQGSFDYLAQIRAAVALPLLCKEFILYPYQMYLARTKGADAVLLIAAILSDKDLQYFTRIAQALGMRALVEVHTLEEFDRVLAIEAIQLIGINNRNLETFETSLTTTQQLLQARQSQLRDRDIFVVSESGIYTPADVAQVSQTGAEGILVGESLMRQSNLVDAIAHLYA; translated from the coding sequence ATGCAGTTTCGTCGTCGGGCTCCCTATCCTGAGGTATCTGTGCAACATCTAACCTATCGGGTCAAAGTACCCGGTGCCGAGCCAAGCAACATCTTGGAAAAGATCGTTTGGCATAAGGAAAAAGAAGTTGAAAAGCTGCGGCAGCGCTTGCCTTTGGCAGATCTTCAGCGAGAAGTATTGAGTGCGCCCCCAACGCGCGATTTTTTAGAGGCTTTACGAAGTAGCGATCGCACTCCCGCCCTGATCGCGGAAGTCAAGAAGGCCTCGCCCAGCCGAGGCGTTATTCGGGAATCGTTTGATCCTGTAGAGATTGCTCAGGCTTACCAGGCTGGAGGGGCAACTTGTCTTTCTGTTCTGACAGATGAATCGTTTTTTCAAGGTAGCTTCGATTACTTGGCACAGATTCGGGCGGCAGTTGCGCTACCGTTGTTGTGTAAAGAATTTATTCTTTATCCCTACCAGATGTATCTGGCTCGAACCAAAGGGGCCGATGCGGTGTTGCTCATTGCGGCCATTTTAAGTGATAAAGATTTGCAGTACTTCACCCGAATTGCTCAGGCCCTTGGCATGCGAGCGCTTGTAGAAGTTCATACCCTAGAAGAATTCGATCGCGTGCTGGCCATTGAAGCAATTCAACTGATTGGTATCAATAATCGCAATCTTGAAACCTTTGAAACTTCACTGACCACCACACAGCAGCTTTTGCAGGCGCGACAATCGCAGCTGCGCGATCGAGATATTTTTGTTGTCAGTGAGTCGGGTATTTATACTCCTGCAGATGTTGCCCAAGTGAGTCAAACGGGTGCTGAGGGCATCTTAGTGGGAGAATCTCTAATGCGACAGAGCAACTTAGTAGACGCGATCGCTCATCTCTATGCCTGA
- the prfC gene encoding peptide chain release factor 3, producing MSASAVPPEFLKAEVEKRRNFAIISHPDAGKTTLTEKLLLYGGAIHEAGSVKARRAQRHATSDWMEMEQQRGISITSTVLQFDYKNRWINLLDTPGHQDFSEDTYRTLAAADNAVMLEDAAKGLEPQTRKLFEVCRMRELPIFTFFNKMDRPARDTLELLDEIEQELDLQTYAVNWPIGMGDRFRGVFDRRTRKFHLFERMSHGSKEAAVTIVELGDPKIEELVDQDLYYQFKEELEMIEELGPSLDLEAVHAGQQTPVFFGSAMTNFGVQLFLEAFLEYALKPSPRNSTIGEVKPTEEDFSGFVFKLQANMDPKHRDRVAFIRVCSGKFEKDMVVNHARLGKNVRLSHPQKLFAQGRESLDEAFPGDVIGLNNPGVFAIGDTIYQGKKLEYEGIPCFSPEMFAYLRNPNPSKFKQFHKGVTELREEGAVQIMFSADEAKRDPILAAVGQLQFEVVQFRMQNEYNVETRLDPLPYSVARWVEGDWEALEKAGRLFNTVTVRDSWGRPVLLFRNEWNVQQIEGDHPELKLRKTAPVVAGQQVEDL from the coding sequence ATGTCAGCATCAGCGGTTCCACCAGAGTTCCTGAAGGCCGAGGTCGAGAAGCGACGTAACTTCGCTATCATTTCTCACCCGGATGCCGGTAAAACAACCTTAACCGAGAAACTGTTGCTGTACGGAGGTGCAATCCATGAAGCCGGTTCCGTCAAAGCCCGCCGTGCCCAACGTCATGCGACCTCAGACTGGATGGAGATGGAGCAGCAGCGGGGTATCTCCATTACCTCAACAGTGCTGCAGTTTGATTATAAAAACCGCTGGATTAATCTGCTAGATACACCAGGTCACCAAGACTTTAGTGAAGACACCTATCGCACACTGGCAGCGGCGGACAATGCCGTCATGTTAGAAGATGCCGCCAAAGGGCTAGAACCTCAAACGCGCAAGTTATTTGAAGTCTGCCGAATGCGAGAACTACCTATCTTCACCTTCTTCAACAAGATGGATCGTCCGGCTAGAGATACGTTAGAGCTGCTGGATGAAATTGAACAAGAACTTGATCTACAAACCTATGCTGTAAATTGGCCCATTGGGATGGGCGATCGCTTCCGGGGGGTGTTTGATCGCCGCACTCGTAAGTTTCACCTGTTCGAGCGCATGTCTCATGGCAGTAAAGAAGCCGCTGTGACCATTGTGGAGTTAGGGGATCCTAAAATTGAGGAATTAGTCGATCAAGACCTCTACTACCAGTTCAAAGAAGAGCTGGAAATGATTGAAGAATTGGGACCGAGTCTCGACCTAGAAGCCGTTCATGCTGGGCAACAAACCCCTGTTTTTTTCGGCAGTGCCATGACGAACTTTGGGGTTCAGCTTTTTCTGGAAGCGTTTTTAGAATATGCCTTGAAGCCCAGCCCTCGCAACAGCACCATTGGTGAAGTCAAACCCACTGAAGAAGACTTTAGCGGCTTTGTGTTTAAGCTCCAGGCCAATATGGATCCTAAGCACCGAGATCGCGTCGCGTTTATTCGAGTATGCTCTGGCAAGTTTGAAAAAGACATGGTCGTCAACCATGCACGTCTGGGCAAAAACGTGCGTTTATCGCACCCTCAAAAATTGTTTGCCCAAGGGCGTGAGTCTCTTGACGAGGCTTTTCCAGGAGATGTCATTGGCTTGAATAATCCCGGTGTCTTTGCGATCGGAGACACGATCTATCAGGGTAAAAAGTTGGAGTACGAAGGCATTCCCTGCTTTTCCCCAGAAATGTTTGCCTACCTAAGAAATCCTAATCCTTCTAAATTCAAGCAGTTTCATAAAGGGGTAACTGAACTGCGAGAAGAAGGAGCCGTGCAAATCATGTTTTCTGCCGATGAGGCGAAGCGCGATCCTATTCTGGCGGCAGTCGGGCAGCTTCAGTTTGAGGTGGTGCAGTTTCGCATGCAAAACGAGTACAACGTCGAAACCCGACTAGACCCCTTACCCTACAGCGTGGCTCGTTGGGTTGAAGGAGACTGGGAAGCCCTGGAGAAAGCCGGACGTCTATTTAACACAGTCACAGTTAGAGATAGCTGGGGTCGGCCCGTTTTATTGTTCCGCAATGAATGGAACGTACAGCAAATTGAGGGAGATCACCCCGAGCTAAAGCTGAGGAAGACTGCCCCTGTCGTCGCTGGTCAGCAGGTAGAAGATTTGTAG
- a CDS encoding DUF5340 family protein: MSESIPVPSHVHYESLLQLLEQQTLFAAYEQPHLKAEVSELIITLRKAFSQQRKLEEDCGRVGLAIDYRWSINESETED; this comes from the coding sequence ATGAGCGAGTCTATACCGGTACCTTCCCATGTTCACTATGAATCGTTGCTGCAACTCTTAGAGCAACAAACTCTATTCGCTGCCTATGAACAGCCTCATCTGAAGGCTGAGGTTAGTGAGCTGATCATTACCCTCAGGAAGGCGTTCTCTCAACAGCGAAAATTGGAAGAAGATTGCGGTCGGGTTGGGCTTGCCATTGATTATCGCTGGTCTATCAATGAGTCAGAAACTGAGGACTGA
- a CDS encoding Hsp20/alpha crystallin family protein, with translation MIVRYWHPFQEVETLRRQLDKVFDDVSHAIETAPAAWTPAVQLVETGDTYRLTVQLAGIDSDTIDVQVMREAVVIAGDRKQPEVEEGDRVLYNDIRYGTFRRVVTLPDAVQNDAVVADLNHGLLTLTLPKVEEARNKVVKINLGQHESTPEIAPE, from the coding sequence ATGATTGTTCGTTACTGGCATCCTTTTCAAGAAGTTGAAACGCTACGTCGCCAACTCGATAAAGTTTTTGATGACGTGAGTCATGCCATTGAAACAGCTCCTGCTGCTTGGACGCCCGCAGTGCAGCTGGTTGAAACTGGAGATACTTACCGTTTAACCGTTCAGTTGGCAGGAATTGACTCTGACACAATTGATGTTCAAGTCATGCGAGAAGCGGTCGTGATTGCAGGAGATCGTAAGCAACCTGAAGTTGAAGAGGGCGATCGCGTTCTCTATAACGATATTCGCTACGGCACCTTCCGCCGTGTAGTCACCCTGCCCGACGCCGTACAAAACGATGCAGTTGTAGCAGACCTCAATCATGGTCTGCTGACACTCACGCTGCCAAAAGTTGAAGAAGCTCGTAATAAAGTCGTGAAAATTAACCTGGGACAGCACGAATCGACCCCTGAGATAGCCCCTGAATAA
- a CDS encoding DUF58 domain-containing protein produces MARLGKSWLTWLETHWVVPAYGGGVLLGLTIAFFGAAINTMSGWLYAISGVMSAILLINIWSPPRSLMGIQAHRNPMRPISVGEVLAVEIVLENLTSQPKVLLQARDNGPPQMGDAPETAIAVIPVGAQHTWRYTCRPTRRGIYHWETLSLRTAAPLGLFWCQRPKPAPAQATVYPKILPLTRCPLIDHLGMSTGLRWQTAQRAESANEGLTRALRPYRWGDPTRLIHWRTSARYGELRVRELEQLTADNQVLIGLDTGDRWSEEAFEFAVTTAASLYIYSLRRQLSVALWLPHTGILQNKHTVLSALAAVMPGKLPPSSRFPAQPMIWLGSSGQAPPNLSPGSLWVQWLDTSLNQSASSLGRPTLSINLSQPLTEQLQSEIKVG; encoded by the coding sequence ATGGCTCGACTTGGCAAATCTTGGCTGACCTGGCTAGAAACCCATTGGGTCGTACCGGCCTATGGGGGTGGGGTGTTGCTGGGGCTCACCATTGCCTTTTTTGGGGCCGCGATTAATACGATGTCAGGCTGGCTTTATGCCATCAGTGGTGTCATGTCAGCAATTTTGTTGATCAATATCTGGTCACCGCCCCGCAGCCTCATGGGTATTCAGGCGCATCGGAATCCCATGCGACCCATCAGTGTAGGGGAGGTCCTGGCGGTAGAGATCGTACTGGAAAACCTGACATCTCAGCCTAAGGTCTTGCTGCAAGCACGGGACAATGGGCCACCTCAGATGGGTGATGCTCCAGAAACGGCGATCGCTGTCATCCCTGTGGGGGCACAACATACCTGGCGCTATACCTGCCGACCTACGCGCCGGGGCATCTATCACTGGGAAACCCTGTCTCTGCGAACAGCTGCCCCCCTGGGATTATTTTGGTGCCAACGTCCTAAACCAGCGCCCGCCCAGGCCACCGTCTACCCGAAAATTTTGCCCCTGACCCGGTGTCCCTTAATCGATCATCTGGGAATGTCTACCGGGCTGCGATGGCAAACTGCCCAGCGCGCTGAAAGTGCGAACGAAGGACTTACCCGTGCCCTGCGTCCTTATCGCTGGGGTGATCCAACCCGTCTGATTCACTGGCGCACCAGTGCCCGCTATGGTGAATTACGCGTGCGCGAACTAGAGCAATTAACTGCGGACAATCAAGTACTGATTGGGCTGGATACGGGCGATCGCTGGTCTGAAGAGGCGTTTGAATTTGCTGTGACCACCGCTGCTAGTCTCTACATCTATAGTCTGCGTCGCCAACTATCTGTCGCTCTATGGCTGCCTCATACAGGCATTTTGCAAAACAAACATACAGTTCTGTCAGCCTTGGCAGCCGTTATGCCAGGGAAGCTGCCACCTAGCAGTCGATTCCCGGCCCAGCCAATGATCTGGTTGGGCAGCAGTGGGCAAGCCCCGCCAAACCTATCGCCGGGGAGTTTGTGGGTTCAGTGGTTAGACACCTCGCTGAATCAGTCGGCTAGCTCGCTCGGGCGACCAACGTTGTCTATCAACCTGTCTCAGCCGCTAACAGAACAGCTGCAGTCAGAGATCAAGGTTGGATAG
- a CDS encoding P-loop NTPase family protein has product MVSQLRAPRPQPQGRSSRLKSHPWLHAIEGTIQVFTSPHRSFFTNVMVQAMRVAGQGQAVLIVQFLKGGIEQGVEHPMQFGQGLEWVRADIGRCLKADDATEAERAAIAQLWQHTETVVMQGRYSMAVLDELSLAIQFGLISEAAVLQLLKERPPQVDVILTGPDMPESLLAIADQVTEFRRQFLS; this is encoded by the coding sequence ATGGTTTCCCAGCTCCGCGCTCCTCGTCCCCAGCCACAAGGCCGATCTTCCCGTCTGAAATCTCATCCCTGGCTCCATGCCATTGAAGGGACAATCCAGGTTTTTACCTCGCCTCACCGCAGCTTCTTTACTAATGTGATGGTGCAGGCTATGCGCGTTGCCGGACAAGGTCAGGCAGTCTTAATTGTGCAGTTTTTGAAGGGGGGTATTGAGCAAGGCGTCGAGCACCCAATGCAGTTTGGCCAAGGTTTGGAATGGGTGCGGGCAGATATTGGCCGCTGCCTGAAGGCTGATGATGCCACTGAAGCAGAGCGAGCCGCGATCGCGCAGCTTTGGCAGCATACTGAAACCGTCGTGATGCAAGGGCGTTATTCTATGGCGGTGCTAGATGAACTCAGCCTGGCAATTCAGTTCGGGTTGATTTCTGAAGCTGCAGTATTACAGCTACTCAAAGAGCGCCCACCACAGGTGGATGTGATTCTCACGGGGCCAGATATGCCAGAGTCGCTGCTAGCGATCGCGGATCAGGTCACAGAGTTCCGTCGCCAGTTTTTGTCGTAA
- a CDS encoding dCTP deaminase yields the protein MIKNDAWITQMSREGLIQPFEPKLIRHVDLGELSSTRPVISYGLSSYGYDIRLSPSEFRIFRHVPGTVVDPKRFNPENLEPTPLRTDTSGSYFILPAHSYGLGVALERIQVPDNISVICIGKSTYARCGIIANLTPAEAGWRGHLTLEFSNSSSADCRIYANEGVVQLLFLEGEPCEVSYETRRGKYQDQPEKVTLARV from the coding sequence ATGATTAAAAATGACGCTTGGATTACCCAAATGTCCAGAGAAGGGCTCATTCAGCCCTTTGAGCCCAAACTAATTCGTCATGTCGATCTGGGTGAGCTATCATCCACACGCCCGGTCATCAGCTATGGCCTCTCTTCATACGGCTACGATATCCGCCTATCGCCTTCGGAATTTCGGATTTTTCGCCACGTTCCTGGCACTGTCGTTGATCCCAAGCGATTTAACCCTGAGAATCTAGAGCCGACACCGTTGCGCACGGACACAAGCGGCAGCTATTTCATCTTGCCAGCACATTCTTATGGCTTAGGCGTGGCTTTAGAACGGATTCAGGTACCGGACAATATCAGCGTCATTTGCATTGGCAAATCGACCTACGCCCGCTGCGGCATCATTGCTAACCTGACCCCGGCTGAAGCAGGCTGGCGCGGTCACCTAACGCTGGAATTTTCCAACTCCTCTAGTGCTGATTGTCGTATTTACGCTAATGAAGGTGTCGTGCAGCTTCTCTTCTTGGAAGGAGAACCGTGCGAGGTTAGCTATGAAACTCGACGTGGTAAATATCAAGATCAGCCTGAGAAGGTTACTCTTGCGCGAGTTTAG
- a CDS encoding ribosomal protein L7/L12, whose amino-acid sequence MKIAKPLGAGILILLGFWCLGRVMETALDRSPDRLDKRETITAGVLIGVPATAGGAWLALDTRRQRHLAEGKRLRQIFFKLVKAGRGKVTALRFSMEAHIDGDAAKAYLNTLSREYDATFQVDNEGGITYCFHLGDVDSRLLRPAPQVMFDVILEAVPPVKQREVVKTVQKLTGLEWKAVKALIRDVPQPIQRGASQATAEEFRQALEQVGAQVALVLSDRADTP is encoded by the coding sequence ATGAAAATTGCTAAACCGTTAGGGGCAGGAATTTTGATTCTGCTAGGATTTTGGTGTCTAGGCAGGGTCATGGAAACGGCCCTCGATCGCAGTCCTGATCGCCTCGACAAACGGGAAACTATCACAGCTGGCGTTTTGATAGGGGTGCCTGCCACTGCGGGGGGAGCCTGGTTAGCATTGGATACCCGTCGCCAGCGTCACCTGGCAGAAGGGAAGCGCCTCAGGCAAATCTTTTTTAAGTTAGTGAAAGCAGGGCGAGGTAAGGTGACAGCTTTGCGATTCTCCATGGAAGCGCATATTGACGGTGATGCAGCCAAGGCATACTTAAACACGCTGAGTCGAGAATATGACGCGACATTTCAGGTCGATAACGAGGGTGGCATTACCTACTGCTTCCATCTAGGGGATGTGGATAGTCGTTTGCTGAGGCCTGCTCCCCAGGTCATGTTTGATGTCATCTTAGAGGCTGTGCCCCCCGTCAAACAGCGGGAAGTGGTGAAAACGGTTCAAAAACTGACAGGGTTGGAATGGAAAGCCGTGAAAGCTCTCATCCGTGATGTTCCCCAACCTATTCAACGAGGAGCCTCTCAAGCCACGGCGGAGGAGTTTAGGCAGGCACTGGAGCAAGTCGGGGCACAGGTGGCCCTGGTGTTAAGCGATCGCGCTGACACGCCTTAA